In one window of Janthinobacterium sp. 1_2014MBL_MicDiv DNA:
- a CDS encoding RNA polymerase factor sigma-54, protein MKQSLQLRTSQHLALTPQLQQSIRLLQLSTLELHQELEQLLTDNPLLERLDDPLDRSLRLLSDGALSSTAAPAEAPPQPPSQEAPAAPAEADGFDGEAGESPAAMDGGDSDWSEASRGKAPDDEDARPQLEAHHCTLREHLMEQMRVTVLELRDRALVELIIDALDDNGYLEESLDDILARLPAELDIDADELRTALALLQSFDPPGVGARNASECLALQIKRLPHIALVTRRMAIVIVEKHLAWFAQRDFNKLKKALDCDDEDLREAQTVIRLCNPHPGAVFASDVSDYVVPDVVVKRARNGWQVTLNNDVMPRLRVNAMYANLLKQGKGEGAMGAQLQEAKWLIKNMRQRFDTILRVAQAIVERQKNFFSHGAVAMRPLVLREIADTLGLHESTISRVTTQKYMLTPHGMFELKYFFGSHVATEAGGEASSTAIRALIVQLTGAEDPKNPLSDSKIADMLGEQGMVIARRTVAKYREALKIPPVSLRKCL, encoded by the coding sequence ATGAAACAATCATTGCAGCTGCGCACCTCGCAGCACTTGGCACTGACGCCGCAGTTGCAGCAATCGATACGCCTGTTGCAATTGTCTACCCTGGAATTGCACCAGGAGCTAGAGCAGCTGTTGACGGACAATCCCCTGCTCGAGCGTCTCGACGATCCGCTCGACCGCTCGTTGCGCCTGCTGTCCGATGGCGCCTTGAGTTCGACGGCCGCGCCGGCCGAGGCACCGCCCCAGCCACCGAGCCAGGAGGCGCCCGCCGCGCCGGCCGAAGCGGATGGGTTTGACGGCGAGGCGGGCGAGAGTCCGGCCGCCATGGATGGCGGCGACAGCGACTGGAGCGAAGCGAGCCGTGGCAAGGCGCCCGACGACGAAGATGCCCGTCCGCAACTCGAAGCCCATCACTGCACCTTGCGCGAACACCTGATGGAGCAGATGCGCGTGACGGTGCTCGAATTGCGCGACCGCGCGCTGGTCGAGCTGATCATCGACGCCCTCGACGACAATGGCTACCTGGAAGAGTCGCTCGACGACATCCTGGCGCGCCTGCCGGCGGAGCTGGACATCGACGCCGACGAGCTGCGCACGGCACTGGCGCTGCTGCAAAGCTTCGATCCGCCAGGCGTGGGGGCGCGCAACGCCTCCGAATGCCTGGCGCTGCAAATCAAGCGTTTGCCGCATATCGCCCTGGTGACGCGCCGCATGGCCATCGTCATCGTGGAAAAGCACCTGGCCTGGTTTGCCCAGCGCGATTTCAACAAGCTGAAAAAAGCCCTCGATTGCGACGACGAAGACTTGCGCGAGGCGCAGACCGTGATTCGCCTGTGCAATCCGCACCCGGGCGCCGTGTTCGCTTCCGACGTTTCCGACTACGTGGTGCCGGACGTGGTTGTCAAGCGCGCGCGCAATGGCTGGCAGGTGACGCTGAACAATGACGTCATGCCGCGCCTGCGCGTCAATGCCATGTATGCCAACCTGCTCAAGCAGGGCAAGGGCGAAGGCGCCATGGGTGCACAGTTGCAGGAAGCCAAGTGGCTGATCAAGAATATGCGCCAGCGCTTCGACACGATCCTGCGCGTGGCGCAGGCGATAGTAGAAAGACAAAAGAACTTTTTCTCGCATGGGGCCGTTGCCATGCGCCCCCTTGTGCTCCGTGAAATAGCTGATACACTGGGTTTACACGAGAGTACTATCTCGCGGGTAACAACTCAAAAGTACATGCTGACCCCGCACGGCATGTTCGAGTTGAAATATTTCTTTGGTAGCCACGTCGCCACCGAAGCGGGGGGCGAAGCGTCATCGACGGCGATACGGGCATTGATCGTGCAACTGACAGGAGCAGAAGACCCTAAAAATCCTTTATCCGACAGTAAGATTGCGGACATGCTGGGAGAACAAGGCATGGTGATTGCGCGACGTACTGTTGCCAAATACCGGGAAGCGTTGAAAATTCCGCCAGTGAGTCTGCGTAAGTGCTTGTAG
- the lptB gene encoding LPS export ABC transporter ATP-binding protein produces MENTRCGSTLIVRGLQKTYGKRQVVHDVSLQVECGEVVGLLGPNGAGKTTSFYMIVGLVPSDGGTIDISGVDISRLPIHRRAQMGLSYLPQEASVFRKLTVEDNIRAVLEIQTVEGRPLTKAEIEERLDKLLADLQIEKLRENQALSLSGGERRRVEIARALATDPRFVLLDEPFAGVDPIAVIEIQRIVRFLKERNIGVLITDHNVRETLGICDRAYIINQGSVLASGRPDDIIANESVRRVYLGEHFRM; encoded by the coding sequence ATGGAAAATACACGTTGCGGCAGTACCCTGATCGTCCGCGGGCTGCAAAAGACCTATGGCAAGCGGCAAGTCGTGCATGATGTTTCGCTGCAAGTCGAATGCGGTGAAGTGGTGGGTCTGCTGGGGCCGAACGGCGCCGGCAAGACCACCTCGTTCTACATGATCGTCGGCCTGGTGCCGTCGGATGGCGGTACCATCGATATCAGCGGCGTGGATATTTCCAGGCTGCCGATCCACCGCCGCGCGCAGATGGGCCTGTCCTATCTGCCGCAGGAAGCGTCCGTTTTCCGCAAGCTGACGGTGGAAGACAATATCCGCGCCGTGCTGGAAATCCAGACCGTCGAAGGCCGTCCGTTGACGAAGGCCGAGATCGAGGAGCGCCTGGATAAATTGCTGGCCGACTTGCAGATTGAAAAGCTGCGCGAGAACCAGGCCCTGTCGCTGTCGGGCGGCGAGCGCCGCCGCGTGGAAATCGCCCGTGCGCTGGCCACGGACCCGCGTTTCGTGCTGCTCGACGAACCGTTCGCCGGCGTCGACCCGATCGCCGTGATCGAAATCCAGCGCATCGTGCGTTTCTTGAAGGAGCGCAATATCGGTGTGCTGATCACCGACCATAATGTACGCGAGACGCTGGGTATCTGCGACCGTGCCTACATCATCAACCAGGGCTCGGTGCTGGCGTCGGGACGCCCCGACGACATCATCGCGAACGAGTCGGTACGCCGGGTCTATCTGGGCGAACACTTCCGCATGTGA
- the lptA gene encoding lipopolysaccharide transport periplasmic protein LptA, with protein sequence MKNILLLTLLSTVCSLGVMGAAHAEKADSEKEAVITAQRGQMDDIKQVRTLTGDVVLVKGTLTMKAGRALITEDPQGYQFITFWADPGKLATFRQKRDGAGDLWVEGEAERVEYDNKTEVVKLFSKAKLTRLEGTKITDVANGAFISYDSRNEVFKMENSDSGTSAPGAGSVRMVIQPKTKAPAAEKAPAAPAPGKK encoded by the coding sequence ATGAAGAACATCTTGCTGTTGACTCTATTGTCGACCGTCTGCTCGCTGGGCGTGATGGGTGCGGCGCATGCCGAGAAGGCCGATTCCGAGAAGGAAGCCGTCATCACGGCCCAGCGCGGCCAGATGGATGACATCAAGCAAGTCCGTACTCTGACGGGCGACGTGGTGCTGGTGAAGGGCACCTTGACCATGAAGGCGGGGCGGGCCCTGATCACGGAAGACCCGCAAGGCTACCAGTTCATCACCTTCTGGGCCGATCCGGGCAAGCTGGCCACCTTCCGCCAGAAGCGCGATGGCGCGGGCGACCTGTGGGTCGAAGGCGAAGCGGAGCGCGTGGAATACGATAACAAGACGGAAGTGGTGAAACTGTTTTCCAAGGCCAAGCTGACGCGCCTGGAAGGCACGAAAATCACCGATGTGGCCAATGGCGCCTTCATTTCATATGACAGCCGCAACGAAGTGTTCAAGATGGAAAACAGTGACAGCGGCACCAGCGCCCCGGGCGCCGGTAGCGTGCGCATGGTGATCCAGCCGAAGACCAAGGCACCCGCGGCGGAGAAAGCGCCGGCGGCGCCCGCGCCAGGAAAGAAATAA
- the lptC gene encoding LPS export ABC transporter periplasmic protein LptC, with protein MRKPGGAHRWRMIFTVLGAVVFALGSFWLLEVMNKNGQDITASKHLDEPDYFITNFSLVRMDLTGKPSYIVSGTKLTHYPADDSSDIDQPFVRKLTPGMPPMNMNAELAHIDEGNTRLQLHRKVVIDRVASPKAQNLTLKTEALTVFPDEERMETDVPVDMLMGVSHVTGVGMKANNATGVVEVQQALRIVLPPKPRPAAAAH; from the coding sequence ATGCGTAAGCCAGGAGGCGCCCATCGCTGGCGCATGATTTTTACCGTGCTGGGAGCGGTCGTGTTCGCGCTGGGCAGCTTTTGGCTGCTCGAAGTGATGAACAAGAATGGCCAGGATATCACGGCCAGCAAGCACCTGGACGAACCCGACTATTTCATCACCAATTTCAGCCTGGTGCGCATGGATTTGACTGGCAAGCCCAGCTATATCGTATCCGGCACCAAGCTCACGCATTACCCGGCCGATGATTCATCCGATATCGACCAGCCTTTCGTGCGCAAGCTGACGCCCGGCATGCCGCCGATGAACATGAACGCGGAGCTGGCGCATATCGACGAGGGCAATACCCGATTGCAGCTGCACCGCAAGGTCGTGATCGACCGCGTGGCCAGTCCCAAGGCGCAGAACCTGACGCTCAAGACGGAAGCACTGACGGTGTTCCCCGATGAAGAGCGCATGGAAACGGACGTGCCGGTCGACATGCTGATGGGGGTCTCCCACGTGACCGGCGTGGGCATGAAAGCCAATAACGCCACCGGTGTGGTGGAAGTGCAGCAGGCGCTGCGCATCGTCCTCCCGCCGAAACCGCGCCCGGCCGCGGCGGCACACTGA
- a CDS encoding KdsC family phosphatase, translating to MESVADNLARAAKVKLMIFDVDGVLTDGSLHFGPDGEMMKTFNVYDGLGIKLLQESGVQTAIISARRSAITARRAQDLGITHVHQGGHDKLTPFRELLALTGLTEEQCGYIGDDVIDAPILKRVGFAVSVPGGRPEVQGLAHHVTQAGGGRGAVREICEFLLRAQDNYARVMAPFLE from the coding sequence ATGGAGAGCGTGGCGGACAACCTGGCGCGTGCGGCCAAGGTCAAACTGATGATCTTTGACGTCGATGGCGTGCTCACCGACGGCAGCCTGCATTTCGGCCCGGACGGCGAAATGATGAAGACGTTTAATGTGTATGATGGCCTGGGCATCAAGCTGCTGCAGGAATCGGGCGTGCAGACGGCCATCATCAGCGCGCGCCGCTCGGCCATCACGGCGCGCCGCGCGCAAGATTTGGGTATTACCCATGTGCATCAGGGCGGCCACGACAAGCTGACGCCGTTTCGCGAATTGCTGGCGCTGACGGGCTTGACGGAAGAACAATGCGGCTATATCGGCGACGACGTCATCGATGCACCCATCCTCAAGCGCGTCGGTTTTGCCGTCAGCGTGCCGGGCGGACGCCCGGAAGTGCAGGGCCTGGCGCACCACGTGACGCAGGCCGGCGGCGGCCGTGGCGCCGTGCGCGAGATTTGCGAATTCCTGCTGCGTGCACAGGACAACTATGCGCGCGTCATGGCGCCGTTCCTGGAGTGA
- a CDS encoding KpsF/GutQ family sugar-phosphate isomerase, which yields MLKAFDRIDMQATTERAVALARTTLQIESDAIVALHARLATDDSVGRAVAMLLECKGRVVVSGIGKSGHIARKIAATLASTGTPAMFVHPAEAAHGDLGMVTSDDAFIAISYSGESSELMAIMPVVKRMGGVLIAMTGKPNSSLAQLADVHLDISVEKEACPLNLAPTASTTVTLALGDALAVALLDLRGFKEEDFARSHPGGALGRRLLTHVHDVMRSGEQVPKVAVQASLLQALEEMTKKGMGMTAVVDADNRPVGVFTDGDLRRMFERVQDFTKVAIRDVMHAQPRSIAPERLAVDAVAVMEQYRINQMLVVDADGKLVGALHIHDLTQAKVI from the coding sequence ATGCTGAAAGCTTTTGATCGAATTGACATGCAGGCGACCACCGAGCGCGCCGTGGCGCTGGCGCGCACCACCCTGCAGATCGAGTCCGACGCCATCGTTGCGCTGCATGCGCGCCTGGCCACGGACGACAGTGTGGGCCGCGCGGTGGCAATGTTGCTAGAATGCAAGGGGCGTGTCGTCGTCTCGGGCATCGGCAAGTCGGGCCATATCGCGCGCAAGATTGCCGCCACCCTCGCTTCCACCGGCACGCCGGCCATGTTCGTGCATCCGGCCGAAGCGGCCCATGGCGACCTGGGCATGGTCACCTCGGACGATGCGTTTATTGCCATATCGTACTCGGGCGAATCGTCCGAACTGATGGCCATCATGCCGGTCGTCAAGCGCATGGGCGGCGTGCTGATCGCCATGACGGGCAAGCCGAATTCGAGCCTGGCCCAGCTGGCCGATGTGCATCTGGATATTTCTGTTGAGAAAGAAGCCTGTCCGCTGAACCTGGCGCCGACGGCCAGCACCACCGTCACCCTGGCCCTGGGCGATGCGCTGGCTGTGGCGCTGCTGGATTTGCGCGGCTTCAAGGAAGAAGATTTCGCCCGCTCGCACCCGGGCGGCGCCCTGGGCCGCCGTCTGCTGACGCACGTGCATGACGTCATGCGCAGCGGCGAGCAGGTGCCGAAAGTCGCCGTGCAAGCATCGTTGCTGCAGGCGCTAGAGGAAATGACGAAGAAGGGCATGGGCATGACGGCTGTCGTCGACGCGGACAACCGCCCCGTGGGCGTGTTTACCGACGGCGACTTGCGCCGCATGTTCGAGCGCGTGCAGGATTTCACGAAAGTGGCGATCCGCGACGTCATGCATGCGCAGCCGCGCAGCATCGCGCCCGAGCGCCTGGCCGTCGATGCCGTGGCCGTGATGGAGCAGTACCGCATCAACCAGATGCTGGTGGTCGACGCCGATGGCAAACTGGTCGGCGCACTGCATATTCATGACCTGACACAAGCGAAGGTGATCTGA
- a CDS encoding monovalent cation:proton antiporter family protein — MFSSLELTLMLLGSAVLGVVAFRMLHLPPMLGYLAVGIVIGPHALGLAAENEASHTLAEFGVVFLMFSIGLEFSLPKFLAMRRIVFGLGMAQVVTTIVATVVFGWFVARYLSAYIHLSWQAAFALGGALAMSSTAIVSKMLTERLELESEHGRKIIGILLFQDLAVVPLLILIPALTRDSDNLAETLAWAGGKALVVLILLLFIGQKMVRGWLTIVAKRRSQELFMLNLLLITLGAAWITERAGLSLALGAFVAGMLISETEFKHQVEEDIKPFRDVLLGLFFITVGMLLNIRVVLDNWWLVLLLLCGPVLLKFALIAGLARLFGSSTGVSLRTGLALAQAGEFGFVLLNLAGGIKLMDPFVVQVVLASMVLSMLVAPFLIAKSDAIVMKLAANDWMMQSLALTRIATRTMASQKHVLIAGFGRSGQSLATLLAEEKIEYHALDLDPERVQEAQLAGAHVSYGDAGRRESLVAAGIYRASAVVITYANTPSALKLLHLLNELAPTLPVIVRSHDDSDLDQLKKAGAAEVVPELMEGSLMLASHALIMMGVPLRRVVHRVQAAREERYASLRGYFHGTSDAGDDAELERLHTVTVSDGAQCVGLPLSTIDVAACGAFVTAIRRGRGRLEVTPETQLAIGDVVVLRGTADAVAKAETLLLK, encoded by the coding sequence ATGTTTTCCTCGCTTGAACTGACCCTGATGTTACTCGGCAGCGCCGTACTGGGCGTGGTCGCTTTCAGAATGTTGCATTTGCCGCCCATGCTGGGCTACCTGGCGGTCGGCATCGTCATCGGCCCCCATGCGCTGGGCCTGGCGGCGGAAAACGAAGCGAGCCATACGCTGGCCGAGTTCGGCGTCGTCTTCCTGATGTTTTCCATCGGACTGGAATTTTCGCTACCCAAGTTTCTCGCCATGCGGCGCATCGTCTTCGGCCTCGGCATGGCGCAAGTGGTCACCACCATCGTCGCCACCGTCGTCTTCGGCTGGTTCGTCGCCCGCTACCTGTCCGCCTACATCCACCTGAGCTGGCAAGCCGCATTCGCCCTGGGCGGCGCGCTGGCCATGTCGTCGACGGCCATCGTCTCGAAAATGCTCACGGAACGGCTGGAACTGGAAAGCGAACACGGCCGCAAGATCATCGGCATCCTGCTGTTCCAGGACCTGGCCGTCGTGCCTTTGCTGATCCTCATCCCCGCCCTGACGCGCGATTCGGACAACCTGGCCGAAACCCTGGCCTGGGCCGGCGGCAAGGCGCTGGTCGTGCTGATCTTGCTGCTGTTCATCGGCCAGAAGATGGTGCGCGGCTGGCTGACCATCGTCGCCAAGCGCCGCTCGCAAGAGCTGTTCATGCTCAACCTGCTCCTGATCACGCTCGGTGCGGCCTGGATTACGGAACGGGCCGGGCTGTCGCTGGCCCTGGGCGCCTTCGTGGCCGGCATGCTCATTTCCGAGACGGAATTCAAGCACCAGGTGGAAGAGGATATCAAGCCATTCCGCGACGTGCTGCTGGGCCTGTTCTTCATCACCGTCGGCATGCTGCTCAATATCCGCGTCGTGCTCGACAACTGGTGGCTGGTGCTGCTCTTGCTGTGCGGCCCCGTGCTGCTGAAGTTTGCCCTGATCGCGGGCCTGGCCCGGCTGTTCGGCTCGTCGACGGGCGTTTCGCTGCGCACGGGCCTGGCGCTGGCGCAGGCGGGCGAATTCGGCTTCGTCCTGCTGAACCTGGCCGGCGGCATCAAGCTGATGGACCCCTTCGTCGTGCAGGTGGTGCTGGCGTCGATGGTGCTGTCGATGCTGGTGGCGCCCTTCCTCATCGCCAAGTCGGACGCCATCGTCATGAAACTGGCGGCCAACGACTGGATGATGCAGTCGCTGGCGCTGACCAGGATCGCCACGCGCACCATGGCGTCGCAAAAACATGTGCTGATCGCCGGCTTCGGGCGCAGCGGGCAAAGCCTGGCCACCCTGCTGGCGGAAGAAAAGATCGAATACCACGCGCTGGACCTGGACCCGGAACGGGTGCAGGAGGCGCAGCTGGCGGGCGCCCACGTATCGTATGGCGACGCGGGCCGGCGCGAAAGCCTGGTGGCGGCCGGCATCTACCGCGCCAGCGCCGTCGTGATCACGTATGCCAACACACCGTCGGCGCTCAAATTATTGCATTTGCTCAATGAGCTGGCGCCCACCTTGCCCGTCATCGTGCGCAGCCACGACGACAGCGACCTCGACCAGCTGAAAAAGGCGGGCGCGGCCGAAGTGGTGCCGGAATTGATGGAAGGCAGCCTGATGCTGGCCTCGCACGCCTTGATCATGATGGGCGTGCCGCTGCGCCGCGTCGTGCACCGCGTGCAGGCGGCGCGCGAAGAGCGCTATGCGTCGCTGCGCGGCTATTTCCACGGCACCAGCGACGCCGGCGACGATGCCGAGCTGGAACGCCTGCACACGGTCACCGTCAGCGACGGCGCCCAGTGCGTGGGCTTGCCCCTGAGCACGATCGACGTGGCCGCCTGCGGCGCCTTTGTGACGGCCATCCGCCGCGGCCGCGGCCGCCTTGAAGTCACGCCCGAGACCCAGCTGGCCATCGGCGACGTGGTGGTGCTGCGCGGCACAGCCGACGCCGTAGCCAAAGCAGAAACATTGCTACTGAAATAA
- a CDS encoding GGDEF domain-containing protein: protein MNQAISPEPGQPGSDANAPAQRIASLEAENQALRARMAFLLEQVERNHDIMCRHQAFDLEIVGASTFPELIGTIFRTLPVISDLDGVTLSLLDEDDDIVLVMEKLGVDFSAFPQLLFVHEVAQLGFAPQAPVAEGEAALPPMPLLGAFDAAVHGPRFPEISVPLRSVALVPLLRNKRLIGSLNLASSDVTRFTPALGTDFIKHMASIIAICLENVISNEMLKYIGLTDSLTGVYNRRYIDRRLLEEIARARRQNYCISCMYIDIDHFKLVNDTHGHQGGDEVLREVATRIRKELRRSDALGRFGGEEFVVLLIDADLDSATFVAERIRASIADTMFDLPGSAQTWVSVSIGVASLEADAALLAIEAVAQQLVAHADQALYQAKAGGRNRVVSWQAQGE, encoded by the coding sequence ATGAATCAAGCAATTTCGCCAGAGCCAGGCCAGCCGGGGAGCGATGCCAACGCGCCGGCCCAGCGCATTGCCAGCCTCGAAGCCGAGAACCAGGCCTTGCGTGCGCGCATGGCTTTCCTGCTGGAACAGGTCGAGCGCAACCACGACATCATGTGCCGCCACCAGGCGTTCGACCTGGAAATCGTCGGCGCGTCCACGTTTCCCGAATTGATCGGCACCATTTTTCGCACCTTGCCCGTGATTTCCGACCTCGACGGCGTGACCCTGAGCCTGCTCGACGAGGATGACGATATCGTGCTGGTGATGGAAAAGCTGGGCGTCGACTTCAGCGCCTTCCCGCAGTTGCTGTTCGTGCATGAAGTGGCGCAGCTGGGATTTGCGCCGCAAGCGCCCGTGGCCGAGGGCGAGGCGGCCCTGCCGCCCATGCCGCTGCTGGGGGCGTTCGACGCGGCCGTGCATGGCCCGCGCTTTCCTGAAATCAGCGTTCCCTTGCGCAGCGTGGCGCTGGTGCCCTTGCTGCGCAACAAGCGCCTGATCGGCAGCCTGAACCTGGCCAGCAGCGACGTGACGCGTTTTACGCCCGCGCTGGGCACGGACTTCATCAAGCACATGGCATCCATCATCGCCATTTGCCTGGAAAACGTGATCAGCAATGAAATGCTGAAATACATCGGCCTGACCGATTCGCTGACGGGCGTCTACAACCGGCGCTATATCGACCGCCGCCTGCTGGAGGAAATCGCCCGCGCGCGGCGCCAGAATTATTGTATTTCATGTATGTATATCGACATCGACCACTTCAAGCTGGTCAATGACACGCATGGCCACCAGGGCGGCGATGAGGTGCTGCGCGAAGTGGCCACGCGCATCCGCAAGGAATTGCGCCGCTCCGATGCGCTGGGACGCTTCGGCGGCGAGGAATTCGTCGTGCTGCTGATCGATGCCGACCTCGATAGCGCCACTTTCGTGGCCGAGCGCATCCGCGCCAGCATCGCCGACACCATGTTCGACTTGCCGGGCAGCGCGCAAACGTGGGTCAGCGTGTCGATCGGCGTGGCCAGCCTCGAGGCGGACGCGGCGCTGCTAGCCATCGAAGCCGTGGCGCAGCAACTGGTGGCGCACGCGGACCAGGCCCTGTACCAGGCCAAGGCCGGTGGACGCAACCGTGTCGTCAGCTGGCAGGCGCAGGGCGAATAA
- a CDS encoding MOSC domain-containing protein has product MAILSDIILYPIKSCAGIHLREAVLTHTGLMSEHVFDREWMVVDEQGRFLTQREHPRMALIVPRIKASTLELRAPGMLRLEIELGLPDPQRAPMLDVHVWDDTLRAYDCDDVTAAWFSNAIGVPCRLVRFHPDVVRATSAKWTDGVAASTMFADGYPVLVAGAASLDDVNDKLRAAGRDALPMNRFRPNLVIGGIGPFEEDYADFLQFGATVLKPVKPCSRCPIPSVDQATGVPGPDPLDVMYGYRAKPELDGAICFGMNAIVTQGGDERIVVGQDIGFELAF; this is encoded by the coding sequence ATGGCTATCCTGTCCGACATCATTCTGTACCCCATCAAATCCTGCGCCGGCATCCACCTGCGCGAGGCGGTCCTGACGCATACCGGGTTGATGAGCGAGCACGTGTTCGACCGCGAATGGATGGTGGTGGACGAACAGGGCCGCTTCCTGACCCAGCGCGAACACCCGCGCATGGCGCTGATCGTGCCGCGCATCAAGGCCAGCACGCTGGAGCTGCGCGCGCCGGGCATGCTGCGCCTGGAAATCGAACTGGGTTTGCCCGATCCGCAACGCGCGCCCATGCTGGACGTGCACGTGTGGGACGATACGCTGCGCGCCTACGATTGCGACGACGTCACGGCCGCCTGGTTTTCCAATGCCATCGGCGTGCCGTGCCGCCTCGTGCGCTTCCACCCGGACGTAGTGCGCGCCACCAGCGCCAAGTGGACCGATGGCGTGGCCGCGTCGACCATGTTTGCCGATGGCTACCCCGTGCTGGTCGCCGGTGCCGCCTCGCTCGATGACGTCAATGACAAGCTGCGCGCTGCCGGCCGCGACGCGCTGCCGATGAACCGTTTCCGGCCGAACCTGGTGATCGGCGGCATCGGCCCCTTCGAGGAGGATTACGCCGACTTCCTGCAATTTGGCGCCACCGTGCTCAAACCCGTCAAGCCGTGTTCGCGCTGCCCGATTCCCTCGGTGGACCAGGCCACGGGCGTGCCGGGACCGGACCCGCTCGACGTCATGTACGGCTACCGCGCCAAGCCCGAGCTCGACGGCGCCATCTGCTTCGGCATGAATGCCATCGTCACGCAAGGCGGCGATGAGCGTATCGTGGTGGGGCAGGACATCGGTTTCGAACTGGCATTTTAA